In Roseomonas fluvialis, one genomic interval encodes:
- the glmM gene encoding phosphoglucosamine mutase, with the protein MTNAPARRLFGTDGIRGTANRAPMDAATALRLGQAAGRYFNRGTHRHRVVIGKDTRLSGYMLEPALTAGFVGAGMDVVLVGPLPTPAIALLTRSLRADLGVMISASHNPYEDNGIKLFGPDGLKLTDDQECAIEALMDGDLDAALVAPSRLGRASRLEDAPGRYIEAAKASFPRSLTLEGLRIVVDCAHGAAYKVAPTVLWELGADVVPIGVSPDGFNINKGVGSTAPAALAALVQERRANLGIALDGDADRVVLTDETGQVVDGDQILALIARSWLSRDRLRGGAVVATVMSNMGLERFLAARGLDLLRTAVGDRYVGERMREVGCNLGGEQSGHMIMPEFGTTGDGLIAALQVLAVLVDEGRPASEALRCFAPLPQRLVNVRYAGPSPLADAAVKEAIAAEEAALGTRGRVLIRASGTEPVIRVMAEAEEEALVDATVARLADTIRAKARAA; encoded by the coding sequence ATGACGAACGCCCCTGCCCGCCGCCTGTTCGGCACCGACGGCATCCGCGGCACCGCCAACCGCGCCCCGATGGATGCCGCCACGGCGCTCCGCCTCGGCCAGGCTGCCGGCCGCTACTTCAACCGTGGCACGCACCGCCATCGCGTGGTGATCGGCAAGGACACGCGGCTGTCCGGCTACATGCTGGAACCCGCGCTGACCGCGGGGTTCGTGGGTGCGGGGATGGATGTCGTGCTGGTCGGCCCGCTGCCCACGCCGGCGATCGCCTTGCTCACGCGGTCGCTGCGCGCGGATCTGGGCGTGATGATCAGCGCCTCGCACAATCCCTACGAGGATAACGGCATCAAGCTGTTCGGCCCCGACGGGCTGAAGCTGACCGACGACCAGGAATGCGCGATCGAGGCGCTGATGGACGGCGACCTGGATGCCGCGCTGGTGGCGCCGTCGCGCCTTGGCCGTGCCAGCCGGCTGGAGGATGCGCCGGGCCGCTACATCGAGGCCGCGAAGGCATCCTTCCCGCGTAGCCTGACGCTGGAGGGCCTGCGCATCGTGGTCGATTGCGCGCATGGCGCCGCCTACAAGGTGGCGCCCACGGTGCTGTGGGAACTGGGTGCGGACGTGGTGCCGATCGGCGTCTCGCCGGACGGCTTCAACATCAACAAGGGGGTCGGCTCCACCGCACCTGCCGCGCTTGCCGCGCTGGTCCAGGAACGGCGCGCCAACCTCGGCATCGCGCTGGACGGCGATGCCGACCGCGTGGTGCTGACCGACGAGACCGGCCAGGTGGTCGATGGCGACCAGATCCTGGCGCTGATCGCGCGGTCCTGGCTTTCGCGGGACCGGCTGCGCGGCGGTGCCGTGGTGGCGACCGTGATGTCCAACATGGGCCTCGAGCGTTTCCTCGCTGCGCGCGGGCTGGACCTGCTGCGCACCGCGGTGGGCGACCGGTATGTCGGGGAGCGCATGCGCGAGGTCGGCTGCAACCTGGGCGGCGAGCAGTCCGGCCACATGATCATGCCGGAATTCGGCACGACCGGGGATGGGCTGATCGCCGCCTTGCAGGTGCTGGCGGTGCTGGTCGATGAAGGGCGGCCGGCCAGCGAGGCGCTGCGCTGCTTCGCGCCGCTGCCGCAGCGCCTGGTGAATGTGCGCTACGCGGGGCCCTCGCCGTTGGCGGATGCGGCCGTGAAGGAGGCGATCGCGGCGGAGGAGGCCGCGCTTGGCACGCGCGGGCGCGTGCTGATCCGCGCGAGCGGTACCGAACCGGTCATCCGCGTGATGGCCGAGGCGGAGGAGGAAGCGCTGGTCGATGCCACCGTCGCGCGGCTCGCCGACACCATCCGGGCCAAGGCGCGCGCCGCATGA
- the thiD gene encoding bifunctional hydroxymethylpyrimidine kinase/phosphomethylpyrimidine kinase: MKGRVLIVAGSDSGGGAGIQADIKAVTALNAFAMTAVTALTAQNTQGVHGVVGVDPAFIRQQMAVVLDDLGADAIKTGMLHSVPVIAAVCDELAARARGIPLVVDPVMIAKGGHPLIAADAIATLKARLLPIATVITPNLPEAEALVDRPIRTLAEMRGAVDALRSLGAPCVVLKGGHMDGDTLTDLLVTADGSEEFTAPRIDTRHTHGTGCTLASAIAAGLAQGMAVREAVVRARAYVQAAIAAAPGYGAGHGPLDHAITFDPARLPR; the protein is encoded by the coding sequence ATGAAGGGGCGCGTGCTGATCGTGGCCGGCAGCGATTCCGGCGGTGGGGCCGGCATCCAGGCGGACATCAAGGCGGTGACCGCGCTGAATGCCTTTGCCATGACGGCGGTGACGGCGCTGACCGCGCAGAACACGCAGGGCGTGCATGGCGTGGTCGGCGTGGACCCGGCCTTCATCCGCCAGCAGATGGCGGTGGTGCTGGACGATCTGGGCGCCGATGCCATCAAGACCGGCATGCTGCACAGCGTGCCGGTGATCGCGGCCGTGTGCGACGAACTGGCCGCCCGCGCGCGGGGCATCCCGCTGGTGGTCGATCCGGTGATGATCGCCAAGGGCGGGCATCCGTTGATCGCGGCGGACGCCATCGCGACGCTGAAGGCGCGCCTGCTGCCGATCGCGACCGTGATCACCCCCAACCTGCCCGAGGCCGAGGCGCTGGTGGACCGCCCGATCCGCACGCTGGCGGAGATGCGCGGCGCCGTGGACGCGCTGCGCAGCCTGGGCGCGCCCTGCGTGGTGCTGAAGGGCGGGCACATGGACGGCGACACGCTGACCGACCTGCTGGTGACCGCCGATGGCAGCGAGGAATTCACCGCGCCGCGCATCGACACGCGCCACACGCATGGCACGGGTTGCACGCTGGCGAGCGCGATCGCCGCGGGGCTCGCGCAGGGCATGGCGGTGCGCGAGGCGGTGGTGCGCGCGCGGGCCTACGTGCAGGCGGCGATCGCGGCGGCGCCGGGGTATGGGGCAGGGCACGGGCCGCTCGACCACGCCATCACCTTCGACCCGGCGCGGCTGCCGCGTTAA
- a CDS encoding DUF1217 domain-containing protein — MALTLTQVQSLFGVQASAGAAGNAASAIPALRRATTDGAEAKGIAREQKDPVTLTALAQFRVALDKAGSIEQALQDPRILKVIMPALGLPDQVGNPGMVRRALLSDPADTKGLAAQLGSTWQAAAATLGVYQTGLDVLRDPAMVQRMSDAFLKYQYRSGLDDQQAGLSDALYFLESAKNAEDVFDVLGDPVLRRVVTGALGLPQQIAVQSVEAQGRAVTARLKLDDLQDDRAVRKLAERYLITAATNATSAAGQADPMTLLTTLSVRA, encoded by the coding sequence ATGGCTCTCACGCTCACCCAGGTCCAGTCGCTGTTCGGCGTGCAGGCCTCGGCCGGTGCGGCGGGCAATGCGGCGAGCGCAATCCCGGCGCTGCGGCGCGCCACGACTGACGGCGCCGAGGCCAAGGGCATTGCGCGCGAACAGAAGGACCCCGTCACGCTCACGGCGCTGGCGCAGTTCCGGGTCGCGCTCGACAAGGCCGGCAGCATCGAGCAGGCGCTGCAGGACCCGCGTATCCTCAAGGTCATCATGCCCGCGCTCGGGCTGCCGGATCAGGTCGGCAATCCCGGCATGGTGCGCCGCGCGCTGCTGTCGGACCCGGCCGATACCAAGGGGCTGGCGGCGCAGCTCGGCAGCACCTGGCAGGCGGCGGCCGCGACGCTCGGGGTCTACCAGACCGGCCTCGATGTGCTGCGCGACCCCGCGATGGTGCAGCGCATGTCGGACGCCTTCCTGAAATACCAGTACCGCTCCGGGCTCGACGACCAGCAGGCCGGGCTGTCGGATGCGTTGTACTTCCTGGAATCCGCGAAGAACGCCGAGGATGTGTTCGACGTGCTGGGTGACCCGGTGCTGCGGCGCGTGGTGACCGGTGCGCTCGGCCTGCCGCAGCAAATCGCCGTGCAGTCGGTGGAAGCGCAGGGCCGGGCGGTGACGGCGCGGCTGAAGCTGGATGACCTGCAGGACGACCGCGCCGTACGCAAGCTGGCCGAGCGCTACCTGATCACCGCCGCGACGAATGCGACGTCGGCTGCGGGGCAGGCGGACCCGATGACATTGCTGACCACGCTGTCCGTCCGTGCCTGA
- a CDS encoding AI-2E family transporter produces the protein MNRIQGSVLVLLAVTAMLFVFAPAVPLLGFAGLLLAVALSVPALWLMRLTGCPRWVAVLGVVVCILALAGLAGLTAAAPLAEQAAALAEALPRSFAALRDSLAGSDSLRWVADRLTPADTPDLDAGMAATAAGATLGWIGNAVLVALVGVYLAVAPHDYAAGLRALLHPAVEREAAETLAECGQVLRGWLLGQGFAMLVTGLCTWVGLMLLGVPMAGVLAVIAALLGFIPNIGPVIAAVPAMLLAATVSPWLALWVALLFLVVQFIEGNVLTPLVQQQVADLPPAALLLAQVLMAGAFGLLGVALAAPLAAVGAVIVRRTYAEGWLGRPPTR, from the coding sequence ATGAACCGCATCCAGGGATCCGTCCTCGTCCTGCTGGCCGTGACGGCGATGCTGTTCGTCTTCGCACCGGCCGTGCCGCTGCTGGGCTTCGCCGGGCTGCTGTTGGCGGTGGCGCTGAGCGTGCCGGCGCTCTGGCTGATGCGCCTGACCGGCTGCCCACGCTGGGTCGCCGTGCTGGGCGTGGTGGTGTGCATCCTGGCACTCGCGGGCTTGGCCGGCCTGACCGCGGCCGCGCCGCTCGCGGAGCAGGCCGCCGCGCTGGCCGAGGCCTTGCCGCGCAGCTTCGCGGCGCTGCGCGATAGCCTGGCGGGCAGCGACAGCCTCCGTTGGGTCGCCGACCGGCTGACGCCCGCGGATACGCCGGACCTGGATGCCGGCATGGCCGCGACCGCCGCCGGCGCCACGCTGGGCTGGATCGGCAATGCCGTGCTGGTCGCGCTTGTCGGCGTCTACCTGGCCGTCGCGCCGCATGACTATGCCGCCGGCTTGCGCGCCCTGCTGCACCCCGCGGTCGAGCGCGAGGCCGCCGAGACCCTCGCCGAATGCGGCCAGGTGCTGCGCGGCTGGCTGCTCGGCCAGGGCTTCGCGATGTTGGTGACCGGCCTGTGCACCTGGGTCGGGCTGATGCTGCTGGGCGTCCCCATGGCCGGCGTGCTGGCGGTGATCGCGGCGCTGCTCGGCTTCATTCCCAATATCGGGCCGGTGATCGCGGCGGTGCCGGCCATGCTGCTGGCGGCGACCGTCTCGCCCTGGCTGGCCCTGTGGGTGGCGCTGCTGTTCCTGGTCGTGCAGTTCATCGAGGGCAATGTGCTCACGCCCCTGGTGCAGCAGCAGGTGGCGGACCTGCCGCCGGCGGCGCTGCTGCTGGCGCAGGTGCTGATGGCCGGTGCCTTCGGGCTGCTGGGCGTGGCGCTGGCGGCGCCGCTGGCCGCGGTCGGTGCGGTGATCGTCCGGCGAACCTATGCGGAGGGTTGGCTCGGCCGCCCGCCGACGCGCTAG
- a CDS encoding phosphoserine transaminase, with product MANPAVTPDIRPATLRPAAKPANPRFSSGPCAKRPGWTLAALETALLGRSHRAANPKARLAEVIDRSKAVLGMPEGWRLGIVPASDTGAVEMALWSLLGPRGVDILAWESFSKDWATDVVKQLKLADARVLDAPYGRLPDLSKVDPARDVVFVWNGTTSGVRLPNADFISDAREGLAICDATSAAFAMELPWHKLDVVTWSWQKVLGGEAAHGMLALSPRAVARLESHKPAWPMPKIFRMTKDGKLNEGIFKGETINTPSMLCVEDALDGLRWAESVGGLRGLVARSEANLAAIARWVATKPGFDFLAEDAATRSCTSICLTITAPWFTALAPDAQAAAAKKLASLLEKDGVALDAGAYRDAPPGLRIWGGATVETADIEALIPWLDWALATVEAGA from the coding sequence ATGGCGAACCCCGCCGTCACGCCGGACATCCGTCCGGCCACCCTGCGTCCTGCCGCCAAGCCGGCGAACCCCCGCTTTTCATCCGGTCCCTGCGCGAAGCGCCCCGGTTGGACGCTGGCCGCGCTGGAGACCGCGCTGCTCGGGCGCAGCCATCGCGCCGCCAACCCCAAGGCGCGCCTTGCCGAGGTGATCGACCGGTCGAAGGCGGTGCTCGGCATGCCGGAAGGTTGGCGGCTGGGCATCGTGCCAGCCTCGGACACCGGCGCGGTCGAGATGGCGCTGTGGTCGCTGCTCGGCCCGCGCGGGGTCGACATCCTGGCCTGGGAATCCTTCTCGAAGGACTGGGCGACGGATGTGGTGAAGCAACTGAAGCTCGCGGATGCGCGCGTGCTGGATGCGCCCTATGGGCGGCTGCCGGACTTGTCCAAGGTCGATCCTGCGCGTGACGTCGTGTTCGTGTGGAACGGCACGACCTCCGGCGTGCGGCTGCCGAATGCCGACTTCATCAGCGATGCGCGCGAGGGGCTGGCGATCTGCGACGCGACCTCGGCCGCCTTCGCGATGGAATTGCCGTGGCACAAGCTCGATGTCGTCACCTGGTCCTGGCAGAAGGTGCTGGGCGGGGAGGCGGCGCATGGGATGCTGGCGCTGTCGCCGCGCGCCGTGGCACGGCTGGAATCGCACAAGCCGGCCTGGCCGATGCCCAAGATCTTCCGCATGACCAAGGACGGGAAGCTCAACGAGGGCATCTTCAAGGGCGAGACGATCAACACGCCCTCGATGCTGTGCGTCGAGGATGCGCTCGATGGGCTGCGCTGGGCGGAATCCGTCGGCGGGTTGCGGGGCCTGGTGGCGCGGAGCGAGGCGAACCTCGCCGCCATCGCGCGGTGGGTCGCGACGAAGCCGGGCTTCGACTTCCTGGCGGAGGATGCGGCGACGCGGTCCTGCACCTCGATCTGCCTGACCATCACCGCGCCGTGGTTCACCGCGCTGGCGCCCGACGCGCAGGCGGCGGCGGCGAAGAAGCTCGCGTCGCTGCTGGAGAAGGACGGCGTGGCGCTCGATGCCGGCGCCTATCGCGATGCCCCGCCGGGCCTGCGCATCTGGGGCGGTGCGACCGTCGAGACCGCGGATATCGAAGCGCTGATCCCCTGGCTCGACTGGGCGCTCGCAACCGTGGAAGCGGGGGCCTGA
- the serA gene encoding phosphoglycerate dehydrogenase, translating to MKVLISDKLSPAAVQIFRDRGIEVDFKPGLSPADLRGIIGDYDGLAVRSATKVTRELMEAAPRLKVVGRAGIGVDNVDVTSATARGVVVMNTPFGNAITTAEHAIAMMFALARQLPDASASTKAGKWEKNRFMGVELFGKTLGLIGCGNIGSIVADRALGLKMKVIAFDPFLSEKRAVEIGVEKVELNDLIARADVITLHTPLTEQTRNVISRDAIARMKKGARLINCARGGLVDEAALYDALKSGHLAGAALDVFETEPATDNPLFGLENVVCTPHLGAATAEAQENVALQVADQMADFLLSGAVSNAINMPSVTAEEAPRLKPYMELARLLGGMAGQLTAAQDGAIRAIRVEYEGHAAELNHRPLTAAALAGVLAPLMGAVNMVNAPVLAKQRDIEVAETTVERSGEYQTLVRLTVVTDSYEKSIAGTLLAENKPRLVEIKGIAVEADFAPHMLYVTNQDRPGFIGRFGMALADAGINIATFHLGRSAPGGDAICLVGLDGPMPDGVLAGVRGLPLVVQATPLAF from the coding sequence GTGAAGGTGCTGATTTCCGACAAGCTGTCGCCCGCCGCCGTGCAGATTTTCCGCGACCGCGGGATCGAGGTGGATTTCAAGCCCGGCCTGTCGCCCGCCGACCTGCGGGGCATCATCGGCGACTATGATGGCCTCGCGGTACGCTCCGCCACCAAGGTCACGCGCGAACTCATGGAGGCCGCGCCGCGGCTGAAGGTGGTCGGGCGTGCCGGCATCGGCGTGGACAATGTCGACGTGACCAGCGCCACCGCGCGCGGCGTGGTCGTGATGAACACGCCCTTCGGCAACGCCATCACCACGGCCGAGCACGCCATCGCGATGATGTTCGCGCTGGCGCGGCAGTTGCCTGACGCGTCAGCGTCAACAAAGGCCGGCAAGTGGGAGAAGAACCGCTTCATGGGCGTCGAGCTGTTCGGCAAGACGCTCGGGCTGATCGGCTGCGGCAATATCGGATCGATCGTGGCGGACCGCGCGCTCGGGCTGAAGATGAAGGTGATCGCCTTCGATCCCTTCCTGTCGGAGAAGCGCGCGGTCGAGATCGGCGTCGAGAAGGTGGAACTGAACGACCTGATCGCGCGTGCCGATGTCATCACGCTGCACACGCCGCTGACCGAGCAGACGCGCAACGTGATCTCGCGCGACGCCATTGCGCGCATGAAGAAGGGCGCGCGGCTGATCAACTGCGCGCGCGGCGGGCTGGTGGACGAGGCGGCGCTGTACGATGCGCTGAAGTCCGGTCACCTGGCGGGTGCCGCGCTCGATGTGTTCGAAACGGAGCCCGCGACCGACAATCCGCTGTTTGGCCTCGAGAACGTGGTCTGCACGCCGCACCTGGGTGCGGCGACCGCCGAGGCGCAGGAGAACGTGGCGCTTCAGGTCGCCGACCAGATGGCGGATTTCCTGCTGTCCGGCGCGGTCTCCAACGCCATCAACATGCCCTCCGTCACGGCCGAGGAAGCACCGCGGCTGAAGCCCTACATGGAACTCGCGCGGCTGCTGGGCGGCATGGCCGGGCAGCTCACCGCCGCGCAGGATGGCGCCATCCGCGCCATCCGCGTGGAATACGAAGGCCATGCGGCGGAGCTCAACCATCGCCCGCTGACGGCGGCCGCGCTCGCCGGCGTGCTCGCGCCGCTGATGGGGGCGGTGAACATGGTCAACGCCCCGGTGCTGGCGAAGCAGCGTGACATCGAGGTGGCCGAGACGACCGTCGAGCGCAGCGGCGAATACCAGACGCTGGTGCGCCTGACGGTGGTGACTGACAGCTACGAGAAATCCATCGCCGGCACGCTTCTCGCCGAGAACAAGCCGCGCCTGGTCGAGATCAAGGGCATCGCCGTCGAGGCGGACTTCGCCCCGCACATGCTGTACGTCACCAACCAGGACCGGCCCGGCTTCATCGGGCGCTTCGGCATGGCGCTGGCCGATGCGGGCATCAACATCGCGACGTTCCACCTGGGGCGGTCGGCGCCGGGCGGGGATGCGATCTGCCTGGTCGGCCTCGATGGGCCGATGCCCGATGGCGTGCTGGCCGGCGTGCGGGGCCTGCCGCTGGTGGTGCAGGCCACGCCGCTGGCGTTCTGA
- a CDS encoding Bug family tripartite tricarboxylate transporter substrate binding protein, whose protein sequence is MQGRHKPGRIMEEAMFIQRRSLLAGAAIPSMSMAQTPWPANPVRFITPFAPGGGVDTLVRLYCSKLADLTGQSFVVENRAGAGGTIGTTAIARSPADGTVIGLGSISSLAISPTMRASLPFDVERDFTYIAGLWQLPNLLIVNKDVPAQTVPELIALIRRNPGQYTFASPGSGTTVHLAGEMFKQAAGLDMVHVPYRGGAAAQLDVQAGRVHMIFDNIPQSLASARTGLARALAVTSRERSPYAPEIPAMAEFLPGFDITSWGSVMGPAGLAAPIVERLSALTRTALASPDFIARLAENGATAWPMTSADLTEFRRASEARLAPVIRASGARIE, encoded by the coding sequence GTGCAAGGCCGGCACAAGCCCGGCCGCATCATGGAGGAAGCGATGTTCATCCAACGGCGCAGCCTGCTGGCCGGCGCGGCCATTCCATCCATGTCCATGGCGCAGACGCCCTGGCCGGCCAATCCGGTGCGCTTCATCACGCCCTTCGCGCCGGGCGGCGGGGTGGACACGCTGGTGCGGCTGTATTGCAGCAAGCTCGCGGATCTGACCGGCCAGTCCTTCGTGGTGGAGAACCGCGCCGGCGCCGGCGGCACCATCGGCACGACGGCGATCGCGCGGTCGCCGGCGGATGGCACGGTGATCGGGCTGGGGTCGATTTCCTCGCTGGCCATCTCGCCGACCATGCGGGCAAGCCTTCCCTTCGACGTGGAGCGCGACTTCACCTACATCGCGGGGCTGTGGCAGTTGCCGAACCTGCTGATCGTGAACAAGGACGTGCCGGCGCAGACGGTGCCGGAGCTGATCGCGCTGATCCGCCGCAACCCGGGCCAATACACTTTCGCCAGCCCCGGTTCGGGCACCACGGTCCATCTGGCCGGCGAGATGTTCAAGCAGGCCGCCGGCCTCGACATGGTCCACGTGCCCTATCGCGGGGGCGCGGCGGCGCAGCTGGATGTGCAGGCGGGGCGCGTCCACATGATCTTCGACAATATTCCGCAGAGCCTGGCGTCCGCGCGCACCGGCCTGGCGCGCGCGCTGGCGGTGACCAGCCGCGAACGCAGCCCCTATGCGCCCGAGATCCCGGCGATGGCGGAATTCCTGCCGGGCTTCGACATCACGTCGTGGGGCAGCGTGATGGGACCGGCGGGGCTCGCGGCGCCGATCGTGGAACGCCTGTCGGCGCTGACACGCACAGCATTGGCTAGCCCCGATTTCATCGCGCGCCTGGCGGAGAACGGGGCGACGGCCTGGCCGATGACCTCGGCGGACCTGACGGAGTTCCGCCGGGCCAGCGAGGCGCGCCTGGCGCCGGTGATCCGCGCCTCGGGCGCGCGGATCGAGTAG
- a CDS encoding ATP phosphoribosyltransferase regulatory subunit, with protein sequence MTDDLPNPALLPAGLADLLPPEAEREAALVEAMMAIFAGHGYERVKPPLLEFEDSLLAGSGAAVAEQTFRLMDPVSQRMMGLRADTTPQVARIAATRLATQARPLRLCYAGQALRVRGSQLAPARQVPQAGVELIGGAAPAADAEVATVAVEALASVGVRAVSLDVTLPTMVPALLEAAAPPDAARARLARALDRKDSAAVSALVKDLGGVLSVLPALMAAAGPADGALAALEAAALPPPARAIAENAAAVLVAIRARAPGLRITLDPVEFRGFRYHTGVAFTLYGPGMSGELARGGRYVSQNDEPATGMTVYPDAVLRAAPPVPARARVFVPLGGDGTGLRAQGFATVAALAPEDTAARLRCTHELKDGRAVPVVVKD encoded by the coding sequence ATGACCGACGACCTGCCCAACCCCGCCCTGCTGCCGGCGGGCCTGGCCGACCTGCTGCCGCCCGAGGCCGAGCGCGAGGCCGCGTTGGTCGAGGCGATGATGGCCATCTTCGCCGGCCACGGCTACGAACGCGTCAAGCCGCCCTTGCTGGAATTCGAGGACAGTCTGCTCGCGGGTTCGGGTGCGGCGGTGGCCGAACAGACCTTCCGCCTGATGGACCCTGTCAGCCAGCGCATGATGGGCCTGCGCGCCGATACCACGCCGCAGGTGGCGCGCATTGCGGCCACGCGGCTCGCCACGCAGGCCCGCCCACTGCGGCTGTGCTACGCCGGCCAGGCCCTGCGCGTGCGCGGGTCGCAGTTGGCACCCGCGCGGCAGGTGCCGCAGGCGGGGGTCGAGCTGATCGGCGGCGCCGCGCCGGCGGCCGATGCGGAGGTCGCGACCGTGGCGGTCGAGGCACTGGCGTCGGTCGGCGTCCGTGCCGTCAGCCTCGATGTCACCCTGCCCACCATGGTGCCGGCGCTGCTCGAGGCCGCGGCGCCGCCCGATGCGGCGCGCGCCCGCCTGGCCCGCGCGCTCGACCGCAAGGACAGCGCGGCCGTCAGCGCGCTGGTGAAGGACCTGGGCGGCGTGCTGTCGGTGCTGCCCGCGCTGATGGCCGCGGCGGGGCCAGCCGATGGCGCGCTCGCTGCGCTTGAAGCCGCCGCGCTGCCGCCGCCCGCGCGCGCCATCGCCGAGAATGCGGCCGCCGTTCTGGTCGCGATCCGCGCGCGGGCGCCGGGGCTGCGCATCACGCTCGACCCGGTCGAGTTCCGCGGTTTCCGCTACCACACCGGCGTGGCCTTCACGCTGTACGGGCCGGGCATGTCCGGGGAACTCGCGCGCGGCGGGCGCTACGTCTCGCAGAACGACGAACCGGCCACGGGCATGACGGTCTATCCCGATGCGGTGCTGCGCGCCGCACCGCCGGTGCCGGCGCGCGCGCGCGTGTTCGTCCCGCTCGGCGGCGATGGTACGGGGCTGCGCGCGCAGGGCTTCGCCACTGTCGCGGCACTGGCACCCGAGGACACGGCTGCGCGGCTGCGCTGCACCCATGAACTGAAGGACGGCCGGGCCGTTCCTGTCGTTGTGAAGGACTGA
- a CDS encoding adenylosuccinate synthase produces MANVAVIGAQWGDEGKGKVVDWLASRAEIVVRFQGGHNAGHTLVVGDQTYKLSLLPSGVVRGKLGIIGNGVVLDPDALLSEIDRVTKQGLKVTPDNLRIAENVPLILPLHPALDKAREAARGEDKIGTTGRGIGPAYEDKVGRRSIRLCDLAEPETLSAKLDELLLHHNALFRGLGAPEFGKQDLLDALLALAPKLLPFAEPVWERLDEARRTGKRVLFEGAQAVMLDVDHGTYPYVTSSNTVAGNAAAGSGCGPDAIGFVLGIAKAYATRVGSGPFPSELFDETGRLLGERGHEFGTVTGRPRRCGWFDACMVRQAVKVGGVQGLVLTKLDVLDGLPELKICTGYRINGEVVKRLPAAMRSQAAAEPIFETMAGWSGSTRGARSYAELPAEAVKYVRRIEELVEAPIVLLSTSPERDDTIMMRDPFAG; encoded by the coding sequence ATGGCCAATGTCGCCGTGATCGGCGCCCAGTGGGGCGACGAGGGCAAGGGCAAGGTCGTCGACTGGCTGGCCTCGCGCGCCGAGATCGTGGTGCGCTTCCAGGGCGGCCACAATGCCGGCCATACGCTGGTGGTGGGCGACCAGACCTACAAGCTGTCGCTGCTGCCCTCGGGCGTGGTGCGCGGCAAGCTCGGCATCATCGGCAATGGCGTGGTGCTCGACCCGGACGCGCTGCTGAGCGAGATCGACCGCGTGACGAAGCAGGGGTTGAAGGTGACGCCCGACAACCTGCGCATCGCGGAGAACGTGCCCCTCATCCTCCCGCTGCACCCGGCCCTGGACAAGGCGCGCGAGGCGGCGCGGGGCGAGGACAAGATCGGCACCACCGGCCGCGGCATCGGCCCGGCCTACGAGGACAAGGTCGGCCGCCGCTCGATCCGCCTGTGCGACCTGGCCGAGCCCGAGACCCTGTCCGCCAAGCTGGACGAGCTGCTGCTGCACCACAACGCGCTGTTCCGCGGCCTGGGCGCGCCGGAATTCGGCAAGCAGGACCTGCTCGACGCGCTGCTGGCCCTCGCGCCGAAACTGCTGCCCTTCGCGGAGCCGGTCTGGGAACGCCTGGACGAGGCACGCCGCACCGGCAAGCGCGTGCTGTTCGAAGGCGCGCAGGCGGTGATGCTGGACGTCGACCACGGCACCTACCCCTACGTGACCTCGTCCAACACGGTCGCGGGCAATGCAGCGGCGGGGTCGGGCTGCGGGCCGGATGCGATCGGCTTCGTGCTCGGCATCGCCAAGGCCTACGCCACGCGCGTGGGGTCGGGGCCTTTCCCGTCGGAATTGTTCGACGAGACCGGGCGGCTGCTGGGCGAGCGCGGCCACGAATTCGGCACCGTGACCGGCCGCCCGCGCCGCTGCGGCTGGTTCGATGCCTGCATGGTGCGCCAGGCCGTGAAGGTGGGCGGCGTGCAGGGGCTGGTGCTGACCAAGCTCGACGTGCTCGACGGCCTGCCCGAACTGAAGATCTGCACCGGCTATCGCATCAACGGCGAGGTCGTGAAGCGCCTGCCGGCCGCCATGCGCAGCCAGGCCGCGGCCGAGCCGATCTTCGAGACGATGGCGGGCTGGTCGGGATCGACCCGCGGCGCGCGGTCCTATGCCGAACTGCCGGCGGAAGCGGTGAAGTACGTGCGGCGGATCGAGGAACTGGTGGAGGCGCCGATCGTGCTGCTGTCCACCAGCCCGGAGCGGGATGACACGATCATGATGCGGGATCCGTTTGCGGGGTAA